From Gemmatimonadota bacterium, the proteins below share one genomic window:
- the ruvX gene encoding Holliday junction resolvase RuvX: MGVDYGERRIGLALSDPTATIASPLPTVKRRRGKRPPVEALSRLAEEREAVEIVVGLPLALDGSESPWTLEVRRFGERLAERTGLPVFWIDERLTSVEAERAVRSVGLPKSRREEKGRVDAAAATLILQRHLDRRGRA; the protein is encoded by the coding sequence ATGGGGGTGGACTACGGCGAGAGGCGGATCGGGCTCGCGCTCAGCGACCCCACGGCGACCATCGCCTCGCCGCTGCCCACCGTGAAGAGACGCAGGGGCAAGCGCCCCCCCGTCGAGGCCCTGTCCCGGCTGGCCGAGGAGCGCGAGGCCGTCGAGATCGTCGTGGGGCTGCCCCTCGCGCTCGACGGCTCGGAGAGCCCCTGGACGCTGGAGGTGCGGCGCTTCGGCGAGCGCCTCGCGGAGCGTACGGGCCTCCCCGTGTTCTGGATCGACGAGCGTCTTACCTCGGTGGAGGCCGAACGAGCGGTGAGATCGGTGGGGCTGCCCAAGTCGCGCCGTGAGGAAAAGGGACGCGTCGACGCCGCGGCCGCCACGCTCATCCTTCAGCGCCACCTCGACCGGCGCGGACGGGCATGA